GGTTTTGAAGGGCCTGGACGCCGTCCGCAAGCGGCCCGGCATGTATATCGGCGACACGGATGACGGTTCCGGCCTGCATCATATGGTCTACGAGGTGGTGGACAACGCCATCGACGAGGCGCTTGCCGGCCACGCCGATCTCGTTTCCGTGACGCTCAATCCCGACGGTTCCTGCACGGTTATCGACAACGGTCGCGGCATTCCGACCGATCTGCACCCGACCGAGGGCGTCTCGGCGGCCGAAGTCATCATGACGCAGCTCCATGCCGGCGGAAAATTCGACCAGAACTCCTACAAGGTCTCCGGCGGCCTGCACGGTGTCGGCGTGTCGGTGGTGAACGCGCTTTCCGTCTGGCTCAGGCTGAAGATCCGCCGCGACGGCAAGATCCACGAAATGGCGTTCACGCATGGCGACGCGGATGCGCCGCTTGCCGTCACCGGCACCTACGAGCCGAACCGGCAGCCCGCCACCTATGAGGGTCGTTCGGGCACCGAAGTCACCTTCATGCCGTCGAGCGAGACCTTTTCCATGGTCGAGTTCGACTACAACACGCTGGAACACCGGCTGCGCGAACTCGCCTTCCTGAATTCCGGCGTGCGCATCGTGCTGACCGACAGGCGTCATGCCGACATCAGGCAGGCCGAGCTGATGTATGAAGGCGGGCTGGAAGAGTTCGTCAAATATCTCGACCGCGCCAAGAAGCCGTTGATCGACAAGCCGATCGCCATCCGCGCCGAGCGGGACGGCATCACCGTCGAGGTCGCCATGTGGTGGAACGACAGCTACCACGAAAACGTGCTGTGCTTCACCAACAACATCCCGCAGCGCGACGGCGGCACCCATCTGGCCGGCTTTCGGGGTGCGCTGACGCGGCAGGTCACCGGCTATGCGAACACATCCGGCATCTCCAAGAAGGAGAAGGTGGAACTGACCGGCGACGACTGCCGCGAAGGGCTAACCGCCGTCCTTTCCGTCAAGGTTCCGGACCCCAAATTCTCCTCCCAGACCAAGGACAAGCTGGTGTCGTCCGAGGTTCGCCCGGTGGTGGAAAGCCTCGTCAACGAGGCGCTCGGCTCATGGCTGGAGGAGCATCCGGCCGAGGCGAAGACGCTGGTCGGCAAGGTGGTCGAGGCCGCCGCCGCCCGCGAGGCCGCCCGCAAGGCGCGCGAACTGACGCGCCGCAAGGGCGTGCTCGACATCACTTCGCTCCCCGGAAAACTGGCCGACTGTCAGGAGCGCGACCCGGCGAAATCCGAACTCTTCATCGTCGAGGGCGATTCCGCCGGCGGTTCGGCCAAGGGCGGGCGTTCGCGCCAGAATCAGGCGATCCTGCCGCTGCGCGGCAAGATCCTGAACGTCGAGCGCGCGCGCTTCGACCGCATGCTCTCTTCCGAGATGATCGGCACACTGATCACCGCGCTCGGCACCGGCATCGGCAAGGACGAGTTCAACGTCGAGAAGCTGCGCTATCACAAGATCATCATCATGACGGACGCCGACGTCGACGGTGCCCACATCCGCACGCTGCTGCTCACCTTCTTCTTCCGCCAGATGCCGGCGATCATCGAGGGCGGCTATCTCTACATCGCCCAGCCGCCGCTCTACAAAGTCACGCGTGGGAAGAGCGTGCAGTATGTGAAGGACGAGATGGCTTTCGAGAACTTCCTCATCGAAACCGGCCTGGACGAGGCGTCGCTGGTGCTCGGTTCCGGCGAGGTGCGCGTTGGCCACGATCTGCGCGCGGTGGTCGAGGATGCCCGCGCCGTCCGCCAGCTCATCAACGGCCTGCATTCGCGCTACAACCGCTCCATCGTGGAGCAGGCGGCGATCGCGGGCGCGCTCAATCTTGAAAGCGTCACCGATCTTGCCCGCGCCAATGCCATGGCGGAGGCTATCGCGAAACGCCTCGACGTGATTGCGGAGGAGACCGAGCGCGGCTGGCAGGGCCGGCTGTCGACGTCCAACGAAGGCCCCGGCGGCTATACTTTCGAGCGCACCGTGCGCGGCGTGAAGGAAGTGGCGCAGCTCGACATGGCGCTCATCAATTCCGCCGATGCGCGCGCTCTGGACCGTCACGCGGGCCGTCTGGCAGAGGTCTACAGCACGCCGCCGCTGCTGCGCCGGAAGGATCTCAACGAGACGATCTCCGGGCCGCTGGCGCTGCTCGACACCGTGTTCAACGCCGGCCGCAAGGGTCTCACCATGCAGCGCTACAAGGGTCTCGGCGAGATGAACGCCGAGCAGCTTTGGGAAACCACGCTCGACCCCAACGTCCGTTCGCTGTTGCAGGTGAGGGTCAATGACGCGACCGACGCCGACTCGCTCTTCTCCCGCCTGATGGGCGACGAGGTCGAGCCGCGACGCGAGTTCATCCAGGAAAACGCGCTGTCGGTGGCGAATCTGGACGTTTGAGGAGAGGCGGGAGTGATGTCGCCGTCACTCTCCACCTCGTCGATCCGACTCTCTTCGGCCCCTACGCTGCCCCCTTCTCTCCGACACGCGCCTTCTTCGCCGCACGTCGCTTCTCGACCGCATCCGCCAGCGTACGCAGCACGGCGATCGACGTCTCCCAGTCGATGCAGCCATCGGTGATGCTCTGACCGTAGGTAAGCGGCTTGCCCGGCACGACGTCCTGCCTTCCGGCAACGAGATTGCTCTCGATCATGACGCCGACGATGCGGTCGTCGCCCGCTGCCATCTGCGCGGCGATGTCGTCGACGACCGCCGGCTGGTTCTCCGGCTTCTTCGCGCTGTTGGCGTGGCTGGCGTCGATCATCACCACCGGCGCGATGCCCGCGCCGGACAGTTCCTTGCAGGCCGCGTCGACGCTCGCCGCATCATAGTTCGGGGCCTTGCCGCCGCGAAGGATGATGTGGCAGTCGCCGTTCCCCGCGGTCGCCGCGATCGCCGAGCGGCCGTCCTTGGTCACGGCGAGGAAATGATGCGGCTGCGATGCCGACTTCACCGCATCGGCCGCGATGCGGATGTTGCCGTCCGTGCCGTTCTTGAAGCCGACCGGGCAGGAGAGGCCCGAGGCCAGTTCGCGATGCACCTGGCTTTCGGTCGTGCGCGCGCCGATCGCCCCCCATGAGACGAGATCGGCGAGATATTGCGGCGTCGTCATGTCGAGGAATTCGCAGCCGGCCGGCAGGCCGAGATTGTTGACCGCCGCCAGAACGTTGCGGGCGAGCCGCAATCCCTTGTTGATGTCGAAGCTGCCGTCGAGATCCGGATCGTTGATGAGGCCCTTCCAGCCGACGGTCGTGCGCGGCTTTTCGAAATAGACGCGCATGACGATCTCGAGTCGGTCGGCAAGCTCTTCGCGCAGGGCCGCGAGCCGTGAGGCGTAGTCCATGGCCGCCTTCGGGTCGTGGATCGAACAGGGGCCGATGACGACCAGCAGCCGGTCGTCGGTCCGCTGCAGGATCGACCGGATGGCGTTGCGCGACGCGGTGACGGTTCGCGTCGCGGTCAGGGTGCGCGGAATTTCCCGCGTGACTGCGTTGGGAGGGCTTAGTTCCCGGATTTCCCGGATGCGGAGATCTTCAGTTGTGCTCAACACGGCTTTGGTCCTTTTGGATGGCCGGCGGCACAAAAAAGCCGCCAGGTCTGGCGGCTGTTCGGATGGTCTATCTGGTAACTTCAGATCGAGCGAAATCCTCCCACCGCCGGTGAGCCCGTAAAGCTAAAGTACCAATAGTTGGCGGCGAGGTGGATCATTCCGCCCCTATAGCGCGCCGCTGCTGGCTTGTCACCTCGAATCTGCGCCGGCCGGGTATCGGCCTAGATCGGTTGCGGCGATGCCACACTCCTGCGCGCCCCGGCGACGATATGCGCCATGACGGCGGCGAAGACGATCAGCCCGCCGGCGAGCGTCGCCCGGCCCGGCGCTTCGTGGAAGAAGAGCCACACCCAGAGCGGCGCCAGCGGCGCGTCCAGCGCCCCGATCAAGGCCGTCTCGATGGCCGGCAGCAGCCTTGCGCCGACTGTGAACAACGCCAGCCCCAGCGCCGAATTGACGGCGCCGAAGGCCGCGAGCAGCCAGAGTTCTCCACCGGTAACGGCCATCGGATCGCCGAGCGGCCAGCAGAACAGTCCGGAAACCAGCGCCGACAGGCAGGCAGCCGGCATGGTCGGTATGTCGCGCCAGCGGCGCGCGATGACCATCATCAGCGCCACGCAGACAGTCATGGCGACCGCCAGCAGGTCGCCCAGCAGGCCGCCTTCGATGCTGAGGCCGACCATCACGGCAACGCCGATCAGCGCGAAAAGGCTCGCGGCAAGGGCGCTTTTCGGCGGCTTTTCGCCGAGAAGGAGGACGCCGAAGCCGGCGGCAATGAAGGGGACGGTCGCATAGATAACGGCATTGTGTGCGACTGTCGTATGTCGCAGCGACGTGATGAAGAATACCATGCCCGCCGCGGACACCAGCGCGAAGGCCAGCCCCGGCCAGCCCATGCGGCGGAAGCTCGCAAGGAAATTCCGGCGTTCGATCGCTGCGATCAGCAGTGCGAGAGAGACAGCGCCGAACAGCCCGCGCCAGGCGAGCATCGTCCACGCGTCGAGGTGGATCATGCGCGTGAACAGGCCTGCCGTGCTCCACGCGACCGTGGAGGCGATGACGAGGACGAGGCCGAACCGGTAGCTGGTCATGCCGCCGCCGCGACCGCGAAGGGAGCGCCGGTGGACGCTGCGAAAGTCGACGCAATGCCGACGACACGCCGCACCCTGATTGCCGGGCGCAGGCTTCCCTGGGCGTGGAAGATCACCTGCATGGCGCTGTTCAGCATTGCCGCGTCGTCGGGCAACTGCATGCGGACATCGACGATG
The window above is part of the Rhizobiaceae bacterium genome. Proteins encoded here:
- the gyrB gene encoding DNA topoisomerase (ATP-hydrolyzing) subunit B, giving the protein MSDEIENGSGGNAEYGAESIKVLKGLDAVRKRPGMYIGDTDDGSGLHHMVYEVVDNAIDEALAGHADLVSVTLNPDGSCTVIDNGRGIPTDLHPTEGVSAAEVIMTQLHAGGKFDQNSYKVSGGLHGVGVSVVNALSVWLRLKIRRDGKIHEMAFTHGDADAPLAVTGTYEPNRQPATYEGRSGTEVTFMPSSETFSMVEFDYNTLEHRLRELAFLNSGVRIVLTDRRHADIRQAELMYEGGLEEFVKYLDRAKKPLIDKPIAIRAERDGITVEVAMWWNDSYHENVLCFTNNIPQRDGGTHLAGFRGALTRQVTGYANTSGISKKEKVELTGDDCREGLTAVLSVKVPDPKFSSQTKDKLVSSEVRPVVESLVNEALGSWLEEHPAEAKTLVGKVVEAAAAREAARKARELTRRKGVLDITSLPGKLADCQERDPAKSELFIVEGDSAGGSAKGGRSRQNQAILPLRGKILNVERARFDRMLSSEMIGTLITALGTGIGKDEFNVEKLRYHKIIIMTDADVDGAHIRTLLLTFFFRQMPAIIEGGYLYIAQPPLYKVTRGKSVQYVKDEMAFENFLIETGLDEASLVLGSGEVRVGHDLRAVVEDARAVRQLINGLHSRYNRSIVEQAAIAGALNLESVTDLARANAMAEAIAKRLDVIAEETERGWQGRLSTSNEGPGGYTFERTVRGVKEVAQLDMALINSADARALDRHAGRLAEVYSTPPLLRRKDLNETISGPLALLDTVFNAGRKGLTMQRYKGLGEMNAEQLWETTLDPNVRSLLQVRVNDATDADSLFSRLMGDEVEPRREFIQENALSVANLDV
- a CDS encoding 3-deoxy-7-phosphoheptulonate synthase; translated protein: MLSTTEDLRIREIRELSPPNAVTREIPRTLTATRTVTASRNAIRSILQRTDDRLLVVIGPCSIHDPKAAMDYASRLAALREELADRLEIVMRVYFEKPRTTVGWKGLINDPDLDGSFDINKGLRLARNVLAAVNNLGLPAGCEFLDMTTPQYLADLVSWGAIGARTTESQVHRELASGLSCPVGFKNGTDGNIRIAADAVKSASQPHHFLAVTKDGRSAIAATAGNGDCHIILRGGKAPNYDAASVDAACKELSGAGIAPVVMIDASHANSAKKPENQPAVVDDIAAQMAAGDDRIVGVMIESNLVAGRQDVVPGKPLTYGQSITDGCIDWETSIAVLRTLADAVEKRRAAKKARVGEKGAA
- a CDS encoding DMT family transporter; protein product: MTSYRFGLVLVIASTVAWSTAGLFTRMIHLDAWTMLAWRGLFGAVSLALLIAAIERRNFLASFRRMGWPGLAFALVSAAGMVFFITSLRHTTVAHNAVIYATVPFIAAGFGVLLLGEKPPKSALAASLFALIGVAVMVGLSIEGGLLGDLLAVAMTVCVALMMVIARRWRDIPTMPAACLSALVSGLFCWPLGDPMAVTGGELWLLAAFGAVNSALGLALFTVGARLLPAIETALIGALDAPLAPLWVWLFFHEAPGRATLAGGLIVFAAVMAHIVAGARRSVASPQPI